A window of the Bradyrhizobium diazoefficiens genome harbors these coding sequences:
- the cybH gene encoding Ni/Fe-hydrogenase, b-type cytochrome subunit, whose translation MTDAVDGRSKSEPNLAAIAADGDGGHAIGRPMVYVYEAPVRICHWVNAFSVVALMVTGYLIGMPLPSMEGEANFVMGYIRFVHFAAGQVLAVFFLTRLFWAFVGNHHSRQIFYLPAHRKQFWREMLDEIRWYAFLEHEPKMYVGHNPLARTGMFTGFTLFVAYMIITGFALYSEASGIDSWQHKLFGWVFAIWPNSQDVHTWHHLGMWALVTFVIVHIYAAIREDIMSRQSIISSMVSGERQSRD comes from the coding sequence CAGCGGACGGGGACGGTGGACATGCGATCGGACGTCCCATGGTCTATGTCTACGAAGCACCAGTGCGAATCTGCCACTGGGTCAATGCGTTCTCGGTCGTCGCGCTGATGGTGACCGGCTACCTGATCGGAATGCCGTTGCCGTCGATGGAGGGCGAGGCGAACTTCGTAATGGGCTATATCCGCTTCGTCCACTTCGCGGCCGGTCAGGTGCTGGCAGTGTTCTTCCTCACCCGCCTCTTCTGGGCTTTCGTCGGCAACCATCATTCCCGGCAGATCTTCTATTTGCCGGCTCATCGCAAGCAGTTCTGGCGAGAAATGCTGGATGAAATCCGCTGGTACGCGTTCCTGGAACACGAGCCGAAAATGTATGTCGGCCACAATCCCTTGGCGCGGACCGGGATGTTCACGGGCTTCACGCTGTTCGTGGCCTACATGATCATCACCGGCTTTGCACTCTATTCGGAAGCCAGCGGAATCGATAGCTGGCAGCACAAGCTGTTCGGCTGGGTGTTCGCGATCTGGCCGAACAGCCAGGATGTGCACACCTGGCATCATCTCGGCATGTGGGCGCTCGTGACGTTCGTCATAGTGCACATCTATGCCGCGATCCGCGAAGACATCATGTCGCGTCAGAGCATCATCTCCTCGATGGTCTCCGGCGAACGGCAATCTCGCGACTGA
- a CDS encoding HyaD/HybD family hydrogenase maturation endopeptidase produces MPTSSTDRILVLGIGNILWADEGFGVRAVEEFHRRYAVSDNVTILDGGTQGLYLVSYLEEADRLIVFDAIDYGLETGELKLVRDEEVPRFTGAKKMSLHQTGFQEVISAADLLGRCPKHLALIGCQPRDLEAWGGPLTKPVSDQIGPAIELVCTILAEWGATASLRSEPLPESERLLANDIDHQHYEMRMRPV; encoded by the coding sequence ATGCCGACATCTTCAACAGACCGCATTCTGGTGCTCGGCATCGGCAATATCCTGTGGGCCGATGAGGGGTTCGGCGTGCGCGCCGTGGAGGAATTCCACCGCCGCTACGCCGTATCGGACAATGTCACCATTCTCGACGGCGGGACGCAGGGCCTCTACCTCGTCAGCTATCTGGAAGAGGCCGATCGTCTGATCGTGTTCGACGCGATCGACTATGGGCTCGAGACGGGAGAGTTGAAGCTGGTGCGCGACGAGGAAGTTCCGCGTTTCACGGGTGCGAAGAAGATGAGCTTGCATCAGACCGGATTTCAGGAAGTCATCAGCGCGGCGGATCTGCTCGGGCGCTGCCCGAAGCATCTCGCGTTGATCGGCTGCCAACCGCGCGATCTCGAAGCCTGGGGCGGCCCTTTGACCAAGCCGGTGAGCGATCAGATCGGGCCGGCGATCGAGCTGGTCTGCACAATCCTGGCTGAGTGGGGCGCGACGGCGAGTCTGCGTAGCGAGCCGCTGCCGGAGTCCGAACGGCTGCTCGCCAACGATATCGACCATCAGCACTACGAGATGAGGATGCGGCCGGTCTGA